One Cryptomeria japonica chromosome 9, Sugi_1.0, whole genome shotgun sequence genomic window carries:
- the LOC131079689 gene encoding biotin carboxyl carrier protein of acetyl-CoA carboxylase, chloroplastic, with protein MAMSRVQAASGLVKAESVNNAVGISMLQQQQHVRVSNLRGRICASISASSSAARLHCPLACQFHGSMRTMWKSPVNKAAVDASSNAKAVSAPSLEVSSSEEKEVKPAVEAPSASTMTEESITTFMDDVANLVKLVDSRDIMELHLKQQDCELLIRKKEALPQPPPPPQQVMVHAPYPTVAAPPPPTPAPPSPSTSIVPAASSTPKMSSPAQSGHPPLKSPMAGTLYRSPAPGEPPFVKVGDKVQKGQLLCIIEAMKLMNEIEADRSGTVAEIIAQDGKPVSIDSPLIVIAP; from the exons ATGGCCATGAGTAGAGTGCAGGCTGCTTCGGGCCTGGTGAAAGCCGAGTCCGTGAATAATGCCGTGGGCATTTCAATGCTTCAGCAGCAGCAGCATGTCAGGGTTTCGAATCTCAGGGGCCGTATTTGTGCTTCCATTTCAGCTTCCTCCTCTGCAGCAAGACTTCACTGCCCCCTCGCTTGCCAATTCCAT GGATCTATGCGAACTATGTGGAAGTCACCTGTTAATAAG GCTGCAGTTGATGCTTCATCTAATGCCAAAGCAGTTTCTGCCCCAAGTTTGGAAGTATCATCATCAGAAGAGAAAGAAGTCAAGCCTGCAGTAGAGGCTCCATCAGCTTCTACAATGACAGAAGAATCTATTACCACATTTATGGACGATGTTGCTAACCTTGTCAA GCTTGTGGACTCTAGAGATATTATGGAATTGCATCTAAAACAACAGGATTGTGAACTCTTGATTAGAAAAAAGGAGGCATTGCCTCAGCCTCCACCTCCACCTCAGCAGGTAATGGTACACGCTCCTTATCCGACAGTTGCAGCTCCACCACCACCAACACCTGCTCCACCTTCACCATCAACTTCTATTGTACCTGCTGCATCATCAACCCCTAAAATGTCTTCTCCTGCTCAATCTGGACATCCACCTTTGAAAAGTCCCATGGCAGGAACTTTGTACCGGAGTCCTGCACCTGGTGAGCCGCCTTTTGTAAAG GTTGGAGATAAAGTTCAGAAAGGTCAACTGCTTTGCATTATTGAAGCCATGAAGCTGATGAATGAAATTGAG